In the Methanobrevibacter boviskoreani JH1 genome, one interval contains:
- the hmdB gene encoding 5,10-methenyltetrahydromethanopterin hydrogenase cofactor biosynthesis protein HmdB, whose translation MIDEVLKKAENNKKLSDEEYIQLLKIDNREDLDKLCDIAVKIRDKNIDQIKLTSTIHITNKCQIYPRCKYCGFATETSTDGYYDSFFKNKYEILEAAKSIEEAGIPRVSCSGGHGYNGKQAIKATEIVKNNTSLEVLVNVGADLNEEAINRLKELNTDTICCNLETTNEDLFNFVKPGEKLEDRVNVCRMIDDAGVSLSSGILIGLGESLEDRIAHLHFLNTFKNLEEIPLMGFNPYKGTPMENHPASPLEEQLKMIAVTRIMYPSIRITVPTPTIGPENVVYSLNAGASNLATVIADNYPLDVKGVGSPICGNFKDVMSVINNLDLKAQTLC comes from the coding sequence TTGATTGATGAAGTTTTAAAAAAAGCAGAAAATAATAAAAAACTAAGTGATGAGGAATATATTCAATTATTAAAAATTGACAATAGAGAAGACTTAGATAAGTTATGTGATATTGCAGTTAAAATTCGAGATAAGAATATTGACCAAATTAAATTAACTTCAACAATCCATATTACTAATAAATGCCAGATATATCCAAGATGTAAATACTGTGGATTTGCAACAGAAACATCTACTGACGGATATTACGACTCTTTTTTCAAGAACAAATATGAGATACTGGAGGCTGCAAAATCTATTGAGGAGGCAGGAATCCCTAGGGTTAGCTGTTCTGGTGGTCATGGTTACAATGGAAAACAGGCTATTAAAGCAACTGAAATTGTTAAAAACAACACCTCCCTTGAAGTTCTTGTAAATGTAGGTGCAGATTTAAACGAGGAGGCTATTAATAGACTTAAAGAATTAAATACCGATACAATTTGTTGTAATTTAGAAACAACCAATGAAGATTTATTTAATTTTGTAAAACCTGGTGAAAAGCTGGAGGATAGGGTAAATGTATGTAGGATGATAGATGATGCAGGTGTTTCACTATCCTCAGGTATATTAATCGGCCTTGGTGAAAGTTTGGAAGATAGGATAGCACATTTACATTTTCTAAACACTTTTAAGAATCTTGAGGAAATTCCTCTTATGGGCTTTAATCCATATAAAGGCACTCCAATGGAAAACCATCCGGCATCTCCATTAGAGGAACAATTGAAGATGATTGCAGTTACCCGTATAATGTATCCAAGTATTAGAATCACCGTACCAACTCCAACCATTGGACCTGAAAATGTTGTATACTCTTTAAATGCTGGAGCAAGTAATTTAGCAACAGTCATTGCCGATAACTATCCATTGGATGTTAAGGGTGTAGGTTCACCTATATGTGGAAACTTTAAAGATGTAATGTCTGTTATAAATAACTTGGATTTAAAGGCTCAGACCCTTTGTTAA
- a CDS encoding DUF3236 domain-containing protein has product MSFEKMIKNAFEESENNCRFGDKIEEVHEIQTYIKNAKKIYVPNKNGIKVKVLNKVLKEYGLNEAHILKINTNFADTSRIPALSKAYIALDQCDCDLIISRGRLGVPGSGSLLVFIDNKGRILTAGSSPSHAVTSKPLEEAVYMEAVEALEKVGFKKI; this is encoded by the coding sequence ATGTCTTTTGAAAAGATGATTAAAAATGCATTTGAGGAATCTGAAAATAACTGCCGCTTTGGGGATAAGATCGAAGAGGTTCATGAGATTCAAACTTATATAAAGAATGCTAAAAAAATCTATGTTCCTAATAAGAATGGAATTAAGGTTAAAGTTTTAAATAAGGTATTAAAAGAGTATGGTCTTAACGAAGCTCATATTTTAAAGATAAATACTAATTTTGCAGATACAAGTAGAATACCTGCTCTTTCAAAGGCATATATTGCCCTTGATCAATGTGACTGTGACTTGATTATAAGTCGCGGTAGACTTGGAGTACCTGGTTCAGGTTCACTTCTAGTTTTCATTGACAATAAGGGAAGGATTCTAACAGCAGGATCATCACCGTCACATGCTGTCACATCTAAACCCTTGGAGGAGGCAGTTTATATGGAGGCTGTAGAGGCTTTAGAGAAGGTCGGATTTAAAAAGATCTAG
- a CDS encoding DUF1188 domain-containing protein: protein MDIDTGITTEVYTIKSKTRLIDIFDEIISKKSSVTLDYVNSLDLDRDSNIIVVGTYFTGLGIVKKLSRYYNNITLIDIYPHLEELLHADIGGELYCDVEFSSNLDLIYAADVLIDTTGFGGLTVKQSSKLNLKGFIIEDPVAEDNDELLKDKNNIHKRLEVVNSPNKAIIKTKGINTKTSGTMTLTIGVLTDVLNKAQNMDGVLYSACEMTFYEEIIFKERNIEKFMNLALRQALKISTINPFDCDKLLKDELDKIHSEIIIN, encoded by the coding sequence ATGGATATTGATACTGGAATTACCACGGAAGTATATACAATAAAATCAAAAACAAGATTAATAGATATATTTGATGAGATAATCAGTAAGAAATCTTCAGTAACACTTGATTATGTCAATTCCCTTGATCTCGATAGGGATTCTAATATTATTGTAGTTGGAACATATTTTACAGGACTTGGAATCGTAAAAAAACTCTCTAGGTATTATAACAACATTACATTGATTGATATCTATCCACATCTTGAGGAGCTATTGCATGCTGATATTGGTGGTGAACTTTACTGTGATGTTGAATTCTCATCCAATCTGGATTTAATCTATGCTGCTGATGTTTTAATAGATACAACAGGTTTTGGAGGTTTAACAGTCAAGCAATCATCAAAACTTAATCTTAAAGGATTTATTATTGAGGACCCTGTAGCTGAGGATAACGATGAGCTGTTAAAGGATAAAAACAATATCCATAAAAGGTTGGAGGTTGTAAACTCTCCAAACAAGGCTATTATAAAAACAAAGGGAATCAATACAAAGACGTCCGGTACCATGACTTTGACTATCGGCGTCTTGACAGATGTATTAAACAAGGCTCAAAACATGGATGGTGTCCTATACAGTGCCTGTGAGATGACCTTTTATGAGGAGATTATCTTCAAAGAGAGGAACATTGAAAAATTTATGAATCTTGCATTAAGGCAGGCTCTGAAGATATCTACAATAAATCCATTTGACTGTGACAAGCTTTTAAAAGATGAACTAGATAAGATACATTCAGAAATCATTATTAATTAA
- a CDS encoding Nif3-like dinuclear metal center hexameric protein: MILKDIIVYIDNRIPKDFGLEDDSIGFQGEYDLNQEIGSIYILMDLYREDDLRFSEENILIVTHHPPLFTPKTPTYTIHSNWDIIDGGANESLANILGLDVVDVFDKKTGIGRVCRFDGDFESFKSTVSSIFSNVRIVNQVEDKKQVNNIGVISGFGLKNPEYIKLASDLDLDILISGDLTQETAVLASYLDITLIDLGHHDSEVPGLYDLKNILSKLNIPIVVLNKKPWVDLP, from the coding sequence ATGATACTCAAAGATATTATAGTATATATTGATAATAGAATTCCTAAGGATTTTGGCTTAGAAGATGACAGTATAGGTTTTCAGGGAGAGTATGATTTAAATCAGGAAATAGGCTCAATTTATATATTGATGGATTTATACAGGGAGGATGATTTGAGATTTTCAGAGGAAAATATTCTGATAGTTACACATCACCCTCCATTGTTTACACCTAAAACCCCTACATATACTATCCATTCAAACTGGGATATTATAGATGGGGGTGCAAATGAATCACTTGCAAATATATTGGGTTTGGATGTTGTTGATGTATTTGATAAAAAGACAGGTATTGGAAGGGTTTGTAGGTTTGATGGTGATTTTGAATCATTCAAATCCACAGTCTCATCTATTTTTTCCAATGTCCGAATCGTAAACCAGGTTGAGGATAAGAAGCAAGTAAATAATATTGGGGTGATCTCTGGTTTCGGACTTAAAAATCCTGAATACATAAAACTAGCATCTGATTTAGACTTGGATATTCTGATATCAGGTGATTTGACTCAGGAAACGGCAGTCTTAGCCTCATATTTGGATATTACTTTAATCGACTTAGGCCATCATGATAGTGAGGTTCCAGGATTATATGATTTAAAGAATATTCTATCTAAGTTAAATATTCCAATAGTTGTCTTAAATAAAAAGCCGTGGGTGGATTTACCATAA
- a CDS encoding ThiF family protein HcgE codes for MIEDIENQRVPKGRIDLVGFGRLGLRTGINLIQVHRGGPKEIVAFDGQKIAGSDVIFTLLGGEIGEYKTDFLKRICTHDEDYRNVVSIPEYINEDNIDLIKGDVVVIEIAGGNTIPMAAKIIKHAKSIGAKTISTGGIFGYGDEEITVKDISEYKDNPAVDELKKEGILKDHLIVSTNKLLRDHEPITPYTLDEVSKAITKTALRLLDDKDD; via the coding sequence ATGATAGAAGATATTGAAAATCAGAGAGTTCCTAAAGGTAGAATAGACCTTGTAGGATTTGGAAGATTAGGTTTAAGAACTGGTATTAATTTAATTCAGGTACATCGTGGTGGACCAAAGGAGATTGTGGCTTTTGATGGTCAAAAGATTGCAGGCTCAGATGTCATTTTCACGTTACTTGGAGGGGAGATAGGTGAATATAAAACAGATTTCCTAAAAAGAATATGCACCCATGATGAGGATTATAGAAATGTTGTAAGTATTCCTGAATATATCAATGAGGATAATATTGATTTAATTAAGGGAGATGTTGTGGTAATTGAGATAGCTGGAGGAAATACAATACCTATGGCGGCTAAAATCATAAAACATGCTAAATCAATAGGTGCCAAAACTATTAGTACCGGTGGAATCTTTGGCTATGGTGATGAGGAGATTACCGTTAAGGACATATCAGAATATAAGGACAATCCTGCAGTAGACGAACTTAAAAAGGAAGGTATATTAAAAGATCATTTAATTGTTTCAACTAATAAGTTATTAAGGGACCACGAACCTATTACTCCATACACCTTAGATGAGGTATCCAAGGCTATTACTAAAACAGCTTTAAGATTATTGGATGATAAAGATGATTAG
- a CDS encoding UPF0254 family protein — MIRIATAECFTHGKIGREIHALAQSYEGNFGRDYIKNPKEFGDFDYNDIGLVCGLFIPTIDAVKTVLQVENPPEPKTLIKGIKVYDEEGDKKVSKIMAEAVKNITDSDIAIGTTAGIGRGGICILTDDYSIVTTTDVFSDLRENNSEELYNRQEDGIRKALRILLYLLNNDFKSIEDMDNVSIEKI; from the coding sequence ATGATTAGAATTGCCACGGCAGAATGTTTCACCCATGGTAAGATTGGACGTGAGATCCACGCACTGGCCCAATCCTATGAAGGTAATTTCGGAAGGGACTATATTAAAAATCCAAAGGAATTCGGGGATTTTGACTATAATGATATTGGTCTTGTTTGTGGTTTATTCATTCCAACAATAGACGCAGTTAAGACGGTTTTACAGGTTGAAAATCCTCCGGAACCTAAAACCTTAATTAAGGGTATAAAGGTCTATGATGAAGAGGGGGATAAAAAGGTAAGTAAGATAATGGCCGAGGCTGTTAAAAATATAACCGATTCCGACATAGCCATCGGTACTACAGCCGGTATTGGAAGAGGCGGAATATGTATTCTAACAGATGATTATTCCATCGTCACCACTACCGATGTTTTCTCAGATTTAAGGGAGAATAACAGTGAGGAGCTATATAACAGACAGGAAGATGGAATCAGAAAAGCTTTAAGGATTCTATTATATCTTTTAAATAACGACTTTAAATCCATTGAGGATATGGACAATGTTTCAATTGAAAAAATCTGA
- a CDS encoding amidohydrolase, translated as METNNILIKNGTILNPKSNGEVEYGKSSILIENDRINLIEDDIEDGNAEKVIDADGKIVMPGLINTHCHIPMTLFRSLADDLELDSWLNDHIWPMEANLNSEYTYNGALLGALEMIKSGTTTFSDMYFYMGDVARAIDKAGIRAVLSYGMIDFGDGEKRENEFRENIDLIKNYNNTSDGRITTMFGPHSIYTTSPELIKRVRAEANKYNVGIHIHMNETQKEINDSIELNGMRPFEYLDDLGFLSSDVVAAHCVWLSDNEISLIKENDVKVSHNPCSNAKLASGIAPVSKLLENGICVSIGTDGASSNNNLDMFEEMKFAALLQKVSTLDPEVLSAEQTVAAATINGARALGLDKDIGSIEEGKKADIILVDTNRPNFTPLGNSLCANIVYSANGDNVDTTICNGQILMENRKLNTLDELSILENAKQSINEMIELKENSEE; from the coding sequence ATGGAGACAAATAATATCTTAATTAAAAATGGAACTATTTTAAATCCTAAATCCAATGGTGAAGTCGAATATGGTAAATCTTCCATTTTAATTGAAAACGATAGAATCAATCTTATTGAAGACGATATAGAAGACGGTAATGCAGAAAAGGTCATTGATGCAGACGGTAAAATTGTAATGCCTGGATTAATCAATACTCATTGTCATATACCTATGACTTTATTTAGAAGTTTGGCAGATGATTTGGAGTTGGATTCCTGGTTAAATGATCATATCTGGCCTATGGAGGCTAATCTTAACAGTGAATATACCTATAACGGTGCTCTTTTAGGTGCTCTTGAGATGATAAAGTCAGGAACAACCACCTTCTCAGACATGTATTTCTATATGGGTGATGTTGCAAGGGCTATTGATAAGGCCGGTATAAGGGCAGTACTATCCTATGGTATGATTGATTTTGGAGATGGGGAAAAACGTGAAAACGAGTTTAGGGAAAACATAGATCTAATTAAAAACTATAACAATACCTCCGACGGTAGAATAACCACTATGTTTGGACCACATTCAATCTATACCACCTCTCCAGAATTAATAAAGAGGGTAAGGGCTGAGGCTAATAAGTATAATGTTGGAATTCATATACATATGAATGAAACCCAGAAAGAGATTAATGATTCCATTGAATTAAATGGCATGAGACCTTTCGAATACTTGGATGATTTAGGATTCTTATCCTCAGATGTTGTTGCGGCACACTGTGTATGGTTATCAGATAACGAAATCAGTTTAATTAAGGAGAACGATGTCAAGGTATCCCATAATCCATGTAGTAATGCGAAACTTGCATCAGGTATTGCACCTGTATCAAAACTTTTGGAAAACGGTATCTGTGTATCCATCGGTACCGACGGTGCTTCAAGTAATAATAATCTAGACATGTTTGAGGAGATGAAATTCGCTGCCCTTCTACAGAAGGTATCAACACTTGATCCCGAGGTTTTATCTGCAGAGCAAACAGTTGCGGCAGCTACTATAAATGGTGCAAGGGCTTTAGGTTTGGATAAGGATATCGGATCCATTGAGGAAGGCAAGAAAGCAGACATCATACTGGTTGATACAAATAGACCTAACTTCACCCCTCTTGGAAACTCATTATGTGCAAACATCGTATACTCTGCAAACGGGGATAATGTTGATACAACCATTTGTAATGGTCAAATATTGATGGAAAATAGAAAACTAAACACCCTTGACGAGCTTTCCATATTAGAAAATGCAAAACAATCTATTAATGAGATGATTGAGCTTAAAGAAAATAGTGAAGAATAA
- the tfrA gene encoding fumarate reductase (CoM/CoB) subunit TfrA has protein sequence MESEIIQSDVLIVGSGGAGARAAIEVSKAGKKPIIVSKGLSFRSGCTGMAEGGYNAAFGFVDSDDSKKAHFKDTLKGGSYLNDSRLVNVLVDEAPDRLVDLENYGALFDRQENGKLNQRPFGGQTYRRTCFAGDRTGHEIITALKEEVIKRDIETIDEVMITKLILNNDDFPKVIGAVGFNLKDSSTIFFQAKEVILATGGSGQLYPITSNTFQKNGDGYALAWDAGADLVDMEQIQFHPTGMIKPKSRAGVLVTEAVRGEGGKLFNKNHERFMFNYDDRGELATRDVVARSIYNEIREGRGTEDGGVYLDISHLDDDVIDEKLETMVEQFADVGVDIKNEPMEVAPTAHHCMGGLFIDVNGKSTIEGLYACGEVSGGVHGANRLGGNALAETQVFGKRAGKAASIASEIEEFERNDKSVEEEEQRIKNLIKDGEYKPSEIKKEIQTIMWENVSIIRNETHLRLALKKLLDIKNNKLNNMRISSDKTYNKDLQEGLEVINMCEVAILIVKFATIRRESRGAHYREDFPETYDGWDKSILMGKSKVKFLKRDGKFTLDE, from the coding sequence ATGGAAAGTGAAATAATCCAATCTGATGTATTGATTGTAGGATCTGGGGGAGCAGGTGCAAGGGCTGCTATTGAAGTATCAAAGGCAGGTAAAAAACCAATCATTGTCTCCAAAGGTCTTTCATTTAGATCCGGATGTACTGGAATGGCTGAAGGAGGATATAATGCTGCATTTGGATTTGTAGACTCCGATGATAGTAAAAAAGCACATTTTAAAGATACATTAAAAGGTGGAAGCTATCTAAATGATAGTAGATTAGTGAATGTATTAGTGGACGAGGCACCTGACAGACTAGTGGATCTAGAAAACTATGGTGCACTATTTGATAGACAGGAAAATGGAAAACTAAATCAGAGACCGTTTGGTGGACAGACATACAGAAGAACATGTTTTGCAGGAGACAGAACGGGACATGAAATCATTACAGCACTTAAGGAAGAGGTTATTAAGAGGGACATTGAAACCATTGATGAGGTAATGATTACAAAATTAATCTTAAACAATGATGATTTCCCAAAGGTAATAGGTGCTGTAGGATTCAATCTTAAAGATTCAAGTACCATCTTCTTCCAGGCAAAAGAGGTTATTCTTGCAACAGGAGGATCAGGACAACTATATCCTATAACCTCCAATACCTTCCAGAAGAATGGAGACGGATATGCGCTTGCATGGGATGCCGGTGCAGATCTAGTTGATATGGAACAAATACAATTCCACCCAACAGGTATGATAAAACCTAAATCAAGGGCAGGTGTACTTGTAACCGAAGCCGTAAGAGGTGAAGGTGGAAAGTTGTTCAACAAGAACCATGAGAGATTTATGTTCAACTATGATGACAGAGGTGAACTTGCAACCCGTGATGTTGTTGCAAGGTCTATCTATAATGAAATCAGGGAAGGTAGAGGAACAGAGGACGGTGGAGTTTACCTTGATATAAGTCATCTTGATGATGATGTAATCGATGAAAAGCTCGAGACAATGGTGGAGCAATTTGCCGATGTAGGTGTGGACATTAAGAATGAGCCTATGGAGGTTGCACCAACCGCACACCATTGCATGGGCGGATTATTTATTGATGTCAATGGTAAATCCACAATTGAAGGTCTATATGCATGTGGAGAGGTTTCCGGTGGAGTTCATGGAGCAAACCGTTTAGGTGGAAATGCCCTTGCTGAGACACAGGTCTTTGGAAAACGTGCAGGTAAGGCTGCAAGTATTGCATCAGAGATAGAGGAATTCGAAAGAAACGATAAATCCGTCGAAGAAGAGGAACAGCGTATTAAAAATCTTATAAAAGACGGAGAATACAAACCTAGTGAAATTAAAAAGGAAATACAGACCATAATGTGGGAAAATGTATCCATCATAAGAAACGAAACACACCTACGTCTTGCACTTAAAAAGTTGCTTGACATCAAAAACAATAAGCTTAACAACATGAGAATATCCTCTGATAAGACCTATAATAAAGACTTGCAAGAGGGACTTGAGGTTATCAATATGTGTGAAGTTGCTATTCTAATAGTCAAGTTTGCAACTATAAGACGTGAAAGCCGAGGAGCACATTATAGGGAAGATTTCCCAGAAACCTATGATGGCTGGGATAAAAGTATTCTTATGGGAAAATCCAAGGTTAAGTTCCTAAAAAGAGATGGAAAATTTACTCTTGATGAGTAA
- the ribB gene encoding 3,4-dihydroxy-2-butanone-4-phosphate synthase gives MNHEEMLEGTYIDRINKAIEYLKAGKGIIVTDDEDRENEGDMFFSAENLTNEQMALLIREGSGIVCLCLPESKADELDLPLMVENNTSTYGTGFTISIEAAEGVTTGVSAADRVTTVKAATKDGAKPSDLHHPGHVFPLRAKNGGVLERDGHTEANVEIMKLAGLKPYGVLCEITKEDGTMARMPDIIKFSKERDMPILTIEDIKEYLTKDS, from the coding sequence ATGAATCATGAAGAAATGTTAGAAGGAACATACATAGATCGTATTAATAAAGCAATAGAATATCTAAAAGCTGGAAAAGGAATTATAGTTACCGATGATGAAGACCGTGAAAATGAGGGGGACATGTTCTTTTCAGCTGAAAATCTAACAAATGAACAAATGGCATTGCTCATCAGGGAAGGTAGTGGAATAGTATGTCTATGCCTACCAGAAAGTAAAGCCGATGAATTGGATTTACCTTTAATGGTGGAAAACAATACAAGTACATATGGTACAGGTTTTACAATATCCATTGAAGCGGCAGAAGGTGTAACAACCGGAGTTTCAGCAGCAGATAGGGTAACAACAGTTAAAGCTGCAACCAAAGACGGTGCAAAACCAAGTGATTTACATCATCCAGGACATGTATTCCCACTTAGAGCTAAAAACGGTGGAGTATTAGAACGTGACGGACATACAGAGGCTAATGTTGAAATAATGAAATTAGCTGGTCTTAAACCATATGGTGTCCTATGTGAAATCACCAAAGAAGATGGTACAATGGCAAGAATGCCAGATATAATCAAATTCTCTAAAGAAAGGGATATGCCAATTTTAACCATCGAGGATATTAAAGAATACCTAACCAAAGATAGTTAA